The genomic region AATGACAAAAAGAATACCTTTTATTTCAGGCAACTGGAAAATGCACAATACTATTGCGGAGTCAAAAGCTTTGGCAAAAGCTATTGCTGATTGCAAAGAAAACAAAAACAACGCTGATATTATGATAGCCCCTTCTTATACGAGCTTAGCGGCCGTGGCGGAAGCGGTTAAAGGTTCCAAAGTGGCGGTAGCCGCCCAGGACGTGCATTTTGAAGAAAAAGGCGCTTTTACAAGCGCGGTAGCCCCTTCACAGATTAAAGACGCGGGCGCTTCCCACGTTATTATAGGACACAGCGAAAGACGCAGCTTATTTGGCGATACGGACGCAATTTTAAATAAAAAAGTAGCCGCCGCGCTTAAACACGGCTTAACGGTTGTTTTTTGCGTAGGAGAAACGCTTGCCGAAAGAGAAGCAGATAAAACTTTAGGCGTTATTGAATCACAGCTTGAAAACGGCTTGAAAGGTTTTACGGCTGAACAGCTTTCCTCAATGGTTGTAGCTTATGAACCTGTTTGGGCAATCGGCACCGGCAAAACAGCCACGCCAGAACAAGCTCAGGAAGTGCACGCTTCAACAAGAAAATATTTAAGCTCTAAATACGGTGAGGATTTTGCCTCAAAAGTAAGAATAGTTTACGGCGGCAGCGTGAAGACGGATAATGTTGACGCAATTATGGCCCAGCCAGATGTTGACGGCGCCTTAGTAGGCGGGCAGTCATTAGTGGCGGAGCAGTTTATAAGGATTATTAACTTTAACTAATATGAATAAAACGGCAAAGCTTATAGACCATACGCTTTTAAAGCCCGGCGCTACAGAGTTTGAAATAAAAACTCTGTGCGCCGAGGCGCTTAAATACGGTTTCGCTTCCGTATGCGTTAACCCTTTTTGGGTTAAGCTTGCGGCTTCTGAACTTGAAGGGAGCGATGTTAAGGTTTGCACTGTAATAGGATTCCCGTTAGGAGCCAACACTACCGAAGCTAAAGTTTTTGAAGCAAAAAACGCGCTTGAAAACGGCGCTCAAGAACTGGACATGGTTATAAATATAGGGGCAGTAAAAAGCGGCCTTTACGAGCTTGCTTACCATGATATAAAGTTAATAAGGGATTTAGGCAAAAACTTTGTTTTAAAAGTTATTTTAGAAACCACTCTTTTAACAGATGCGGAAAAG from Elusimicrobium minutum Pei191 harbors:
- the tpiA gene encoding triose-phosphate isomerase, with the translated sequence MTKRIPFISGNWKMHNTIAESKALAKAIADCKENKNNADIMIAPSYTSLAAVAEAVKGSKVAVAAQDVHFEEKGAFTSAVAPSQIKDAGASHVIIGHSERRSLFGDTDAILNKKVAAALKHGLTVVFCVGETLAEREADKTLGVIESQLENGLKGFTAEQLSSMVVAYEPVWAIGTGKTATPEQAQEVHASTRKYLSSKYGEDFASKVRIVYGGSVKTDNVDAIMAQPDVDGALVGGQSLVAEQFIRIINFN
- the deoC gene encoding deoxyribose-phosphate aldolase; translation: MNKTAKLIDHTLLKPGATEFEIKTLCAEALKYGFASVCVNPFWVKLAASELEGSDVKVCTVIGFPLGANTTEAKVFEAKNALENGAQELDMVINIGAVKSGLYELAYHDIKLIRDLGKNFVLKVILETTLLTDAEKIKVCELSACAEADFVKTSTGFAGGGATIEDVKLMKANISSGMQVKASGGVRDLETLTKMVEAGASRIGTSSSIKIIESL